The following proteins come from a genomic window of Pseudomonas sp. Z8(2022):
- the rbfA gene encoding 30S ribosome-binding factor RbfA has protein sequence MAKDYSRTQRIGDQMQRELAVLIQREIKDPRLGLVTITAVDVSRDLSHAKVFITVMGKDDDAEQIKLNLEILGEAAGYLRMLLGKSMKVRTIPQLHFQYDASIRRGAELSALIERAVAEDRKHQDGSEG, from the coding sequence ATGGCCAAAGATTACAGCCGTACCCAGCGTATCGGTGATCAGATGCAGCGCGAGCTGGCAGTGCTGATCCAGCGCGAGATCAAGGACCCGCGCCTGGGTCTGGTAACCATCACTGCCGTCGACGTGAGTCGTGATCTGTCCCACGCCAAGGTGTTCATCACCGTGATGGGCAAGGACGACGATGCCGAGCAGATCAAGCTCAACCTGGAGATCCTCGGCGAGGCAGCCGGCTATCTGCGCATGCTGCTGGGCAAGTCGATGAAAGTACGCACCATCCCGCAATTGCACTTCCAGTATGACGCCAGTATCCGTCGCGGTGCCGAGCTGTCGGCGCTGATCGAGCGTGCGGTGGCGGAAGACCGCAAGCACCAGGACGGCAGCGAGGGTTAA
- the truB gene encoding tRNA pseudouridine(55) synthase TruB, translating to MAQVKRIRRKVDGIILLDKPRGFTSNAALQKVRWLLNAEKAGHTGSLDPLATGVLPLCFGEATKFSQYLLDADKGYETVARLGVTTTTGDAEGEVLERRPVTVGRTEIEALLPRFRGEIKQIPPMYSALKKDGQPLYKLARAGEVVEREARSVTIARLELLALEGEQARLSVDCSKGTYIRTLVEDLGQLLGCGAHVAELRRTKAGPFDLARTVTLEELEAVHAEGGSEALDRFLQPVDSGLLDWPLLQFSEHSAFYWLQGQPVRAPDAPKFGMVRVQDHNGRFIGIGEVSDDGRVAPRRLIYTGA from the coding sequence GTGGCGCAGGTCAAACGTATTCGCCGCAAGGTCGACGGCATCATCCTGCTCGACAAGCCGCGCGGCTTCACCTCCAACGCGGCCCTGCAGAAGGTGCGCTGGTTGCTCAATGCCGAGAAGGCCGGACATACCGGCAGTCTCGATCCGCTGGCGACCGGTGTGCTGCCGCTGTGCTTCGGCGAGGCGACCAAGTTCTCCCAGTATCTGCTCGATGCCGACAAGGGTTATGAAACCGTGGCCCGGCTGGGCGTCACCACCACCACCGGCGACGCCGAAGGTGAGGTGCTCGAGCGCCGCCCGGTGACCGTTGGTCGCACTGAAATCGAGGCCCTGTTGCCGCGTTTTCGTGGAGAAATCAAACAGATACCTCCGATGTACTCGGCTTTGAAGAAGGATGGTCAGCCGCTGTACAAGCTGGCCCGTGCAGGCGAGGTAGTGGAGCGCGAGGCGCGTTCTGTTACTATTGCGCGCCTGGAATTGCTGGCCCTTGAGGGCGAGCAGGCACGGCTGTCGGTTGACTGCAGCAAAGGCACCTACATTCGTACCCTGGTCGAGGACCTTGGCCAGCTGCTCGGGTGCGGCGCACACGTTGCCGAACTGCGTCGGACCAAGGCCGGCCCGTTCGACCTTGCGCGCACCGTGACGCTGGAAGAGCTGGAAGCGGTGCATGCCGAAGGTGGCAGTGAGGCGCTCGATCGTTTCCTACAGCCGGTCGACAGCGGACTGCTGGACTGGCCGCTGCTACAGTTCTCCGAGCACAGCGCGTTCTACTGGCTGCAGGGCCAGCCGGTACGAGCACCGGATGCACCGAAGTTCGGCATGGTGCGGGTGCAGGATCACAATGGTCGCTTCATCGGTATCGGTGAGGTGAGCGACGACGGGCGAGTCGCTCCGCGTCGATTGATTTACACCGGTGCCTAG
- the rpsO gene encoding 30S ribosomal protein S15 has protein sequence MALSVEEKAQIVNEYKQAEGDTGSPEVQVALLTANINKLQGHFKANGKDHHSRRGLIRMVNQRRKLLDYLKGKDTTRYSALIGRLGLRR, from the coding sequence ATGGCACTCAGCGTTGAAGAAAAAGCCCAGATCGTAAACGAGTACAAGCAAGCTGAAGGCGACACCGGTAGCCCGGAAGTGCAGGTAGCCCTGCTGACCGCCAACATCAACAAGCTGCAAGGCCACTTCAAGGCCAACGGTAAAGATCACCACAGCCGTCGTGGTCTGATCCGTATGGTTAACCAGCGTCGTAAGCTGCTGGACTACCTGAAGGGCAAGGACACCACTCGTTACAGCGCCCTGATCGGTCGCCTGGGCCTGCGTCGTTAA
- the pnp gene encoding polyribonucleotide nucleotidyltransferase has product MNPVIKQFKFGQSTVTLETGRIARQASGAVLVTVDNDVTVLVTVVGAKSADPSKGFFPLSVHYQEKTYAAGKIPGGFFKREGRPSEKETLTSRLIDRPIRPLFPEGFMNEVQVVCTVVSTSKKTDPDIAAMIGTSAALAVSGIPFNGPIGAARVAFHPDTGYLLNPNYEQLKASSLDMVVAGTETAVLMVESEADELTEDQMLGAVLFAHQEFQSVIQAVKEFAAEAGKPAWNWQAPAANTPLLDAIRSQFGEAISQAYTITIKQDRYSRLDELRDQVVAALAGEGEGKFSADEVKAAFGEIEYRTVRQNIVDGKPRIDGRDTRTVRPLKIEVGVLDKTHGSALFTRGETQALVVATLGTARDAQLLDTLEGEKKDPFMLHYNFPPFSVGECGRMGGAGRREIGHGRLARRGVAAMLPKEDEFPYTIRVVSEITESNGSSSMASVCGASLALMDAGVPMKAPVAGIAMGLVLEGDKFAVLTDILGDEDHLGDMDFKVAGTAKGVTALQMDIKIQGITEEIMEQALEQALEARLNILGQMNQVIAQSRTELSANAPTMLAMKIDQDKIRDVIGKGGATIRGICEETKASIDIEDDGSIKIFGETKEAAEAAKQRVLAITAEAEIGKIYVGKVERIVDFGAFVNILPGKDGLVHISMLSDQRVEKVTDVLKEGQEVKVLVLDVDNRGRIKLSIKDVAAAEASGV; this is encoded by the coding sequence GTGAACCCGGTAATCAAGCAATTCAAGTTCGGTCAGTCGACCGTAACCCTCGAGACTGGCCGTATCGCCCGTCAAGCCAGCGGCGCCGTGCTGGTGACCGTCGACAACGACGTCACCGTACTGGTCACCGTTGTCGGTGCCAAGAGCGCCGATCCGAGCAAGGGCTTCTTCCCGCTGTCCGTGCACTACCAGGAAAAGACCTACGCTGCGGGCAAGATTCCTGGCGGCTTCTTCAAGCGTGAAGGCCGTCCGAGCGAGAAGGAAACCCTGACCTCGCGCCTGATCGACCGTCCGATCCGTCCGCTGTTCCCCGAAGGCTTCATGAACGAAGTGCAGGTTGTCTGCACCGTTGTTTCCACCAGCAAGAAGACCGATCCGGACATCGCTGCGATGATCGGTACCTCCGCTGCCCTGGCCGTTTCCGGCATTCCGTTCAACGGCCCGATCGGTGCTGCCCGCGTGGCCTTCCATCCGGACACCGGCTACCTGCTGAACCCGAACTACGAGCAGCTCAAGGCCTCCAGCCTGGACATGGTCGTGGCCGGTACCGAGACCGCCGTGCTGATGGTGGAGTCCGAAGCGGACGAGCTGACCGAAGACCAGATGCTCGGCGCCGTACTGTTCGCCCATCAGGAATTCCAGTCGGTGATCCAGGCCGTCAAGGAATTCGCTGCCGAAGCTGGCAAGCCGGCCTGGAACTGGCAGGCTCCGGCCGCCAACACTCCGCTGCTGGACGCCATCCGCAGCCAGTTCGGCGAGGCCATCAGCCAGGCCTACACCATCACCATCAAGCAGGACCGCTACAGCCGTCTGGACGAGCTGCGTGACCAGGTCGTCGCAGCCCTGGCCGGTGAAGGCGAAGGCAAATTCTCCGCCGATGAGGTCAAGGCCGCCTTCGGTGAGATCGAATACCGCACCGTTCGCCAGAACATCGTTGATGGCAAGCCGCGTATCGACGGTCGTGACACCCGCACCGTACGTCCGCTGAAGATCGAAGTCGGCGTACTGGACAAGACCCATGGCTCGGCCCTGTTCACCCGTGGTGAAACCCAGGCGCTGGTCGTTGCCACCCTCGGTACCGCGCGCGATGCACAGCTGCTCGATACCCTGGAAGGCGAGAAGAAGGACCCCTTCATGCTGCACTACAACTTCCCGCCGTTCTCGGTCGGTGAGTGTGGCCGCATGGGCGGTGCTGGTCGCCGCGAAATCGGCCACGGCCGCCTGGCCCGCCGTGGCGTTGCCGCCATGCTGCCGAAGGAAGACGAGTTCCCGTACACCATCCGCGTGGTATCGGAAATCACCGAGTCCAACGGTTCTTCCTCCATGGCCTCGGTCTGCGGTGCTTCCCTGGCGCTGATGGACGCCGGTGTGCCGATGAAGGCGCCGGTTGCCGGTATCGCCATGGGTCTGGTGCTGGAGGGTGACAAGTTCGCCGTTCTGACCGACATCCTGGGTGACGAAGACCACCTGGGCGACATGGACTTCAAGGTAGCCGGTACCGCCAAGGGTGTGACCGCGCTGCAGATGGACATCAAGATCCAGGGCATCACCGAAGAGATCATGGAGCAGGCGCTGGAGCAGGCGCTGGAAGCCCGTCTGAACATCCTCGGCCAGATGAACCAGGTCATCGCCCAGTCGCGCACCGAGCTGTCGGCCAACGCCCCGACCATGCTGGCCATGAAGATCGACCAGGACAAGATCCGCGACGTCATCGGCAAGGGTGGTGCCACCATCCGTGGTATCTGCGAAGAGACCAAAGCGTCGATCGATATCGAAGACGACGGCTCGATCAAGATCTTCGGCGAAACCAAGGAAGCGGCCGAGGCTGCCAAGCAGCGCGTGCTGGCCATCACTGCTGAGGCCGAGATCGGCAAGATCTACGTCGGCAAGGTCGAGCGCATCGTCGACTTCGGCGCCTTCGTCAACATCCTGCCGGGCAAGGACGGTCTGGTGCACATCTCCATGCTGAGCGATCAGCGCGTTGAGAAGGTCACCGACGTACTGAAGGAAGGCCAGGAAGTGAAGGTGCTGGTACTGGACGTGGACAACCGCGGCCGTATCAAACTGTCGATCAAGGACGTAGCTGCTGCCGAGGCCTCTGGAGTCTAA
- a CDS encoding BON domain-containing protein — MKQPINRFAATTLTAAVLSMSLASAAFAAEPTMLAANDTVDKAEQAVSDTWITSKVKSTFVADSNLSALDIKVETNQGVVSLSGTVATDAERDLAIAKTKEIEGVRDVSADGLKTAD, encoded by the coding sequence ATGAAACAGCCAATCAACCGTTTTGCCGCTACCACCCTGACCGCTGCCGTGCTGAGCATGTCTCTGGCCTCGGCCGCTTTCGCCGCCGAGCCGACCATGCTTGCGGCCAATGACACTGTGGATAAGGCCGAGCAAGCGGTATCCGATACCTGGATCACCAGCAAAGTGAAGTCCACCTTCGTTGCTGACTCGAACCTCAGCGCGCTGGATATCAAGGTCGAGACCAACCAGGGCGTGGTTTCCCTGTCCGGCACCGTAGCTACCGATGCCGAGCGTGATCTGGCTATCGCCAAGACCAAGGAAATCGAAGGCGTGCGTGACGTCTCCGCTGATGGCCTGAAAACCGCTGACTGA
- a CDS encoding CsbD family protein: protein MNSDIIKGKWKQLNGRIKERWGNLTDDDLDVAEGHSDYLAGKLQERYGWTKEKAQQELRDFSDKL, encoded by the coding sequence ATGAATAGCGACATCATCAAAGGCAAATGGAAGCAGCTCAATGGTCGCATCAAGGAGCGTTGGGGCAACCTGACCGATGACGACCTGGACGTCGCCGAGGGCCACAGCGATTACCTGGCTGGCAAGCTGCAAGAACGTTATGGCTGGACCAAGGAAAAGGCCCAGCAGGAGCTACGCGATTTCAGCGACAAGCTTTAA
- a CDS encoding DUF2845 domain-containing protein has protein sequence MRRFSLMLPLLCLPMLAEASSTYRCGSALVSKSAPSAEVLSKCGEPVSRDFLGYREVVDSYGFRNEVNVEEWIYGPKNGMYHFLRFEGGRLTEIRSKRGS, from the coding sequence ATGCGTAGATTCAGCCTTATGTTGCCGCTGCTCTGCCTGCCTATGCTCGCCGAGGCGTCCTCCACTTACCGTTGCGGCAGCGCGCTGGTCAGCAAGTCGGCGCCCAGCGCAGAGGTGCTGAGCAAATGCGGCGAGCCTGTCAGCCGTGACTTTCTCGGTTACCGGGAAGTGGTCGACAGCTACGGCTTTCGTAACGAGGTGAATGTCGAGGAATGGATCTACGGCCCGAAAAACGGCATGTACCACTTCCTGCGCTTCGAGGGCGGTCGCCTGACCGAGATACGCAGCAAACGCGGCAGCTGA
- a CDS encoding DUF2845 domain-containing protein, with translation MIMNRLSIITLALTAGLLSVSAQADTLRCGSNLVSLGDRPFEVERKCGAPVHRDPIGYTLGSYDRREYMIEEWVYGPSNGMLSILRFEGNRLVAIERRRER, from the coding sequence ATGATCATGAACCGTTTATCCATCATCACCCTTGCCCTGACTGCCGGCCTGCTCAGCGTGTCCGCACAGGCCGACACGCTGCGTTGCGGTAGCAACCTGGTCAGCCTGGGTGACCGTCCGTTCGAGGTCGAGCGCAAATGTGGCGCGCCAGTACACCGCGATCCGATCGGCTATACCCTGGGTTCCTATGACCGCCGCGAGTACATGATCGAGGAATGGGTCTACGGCCCAAGCAACGGCATGCTCAGCATCCTGCGCTTCGAGGGTAATCGTCTGGTTGCCATCGAACGTCGTCGCGAACGCTGA
- a CDS encoding DUF748 domain-containing protein, with product MPKGLKRALSALLIAVFLYSLIGFLILPGIALRIANQQLTQYATVPASLQRVQLNPFTLELSLWGLHIGESDQEQLGFQRLYANLQSDSLWSGALHLSDIELDGARSEILFAQDGTLNLTQLFRLPESQAEPSAENSEPFPLRIDAIRLREKSLRFQDLRPSEPVEFAYDALDLELHNLSTLAGDNAEMTLTASGPHGARIDWRGQVSLTPITSSGSLNISDGRLSTFWPYVRDALPLVLKEGQVDLSSDYRLDLSSGTELQLSKIKAQLAPFAIDDPQGKPLVRLQRLDIDDTSLDLARQQVVVGQVRSQGLEAWAAREADGQLDWQKLFAKPGTAKNEATADTEPAGESKPWQVLLQDVQLREYKAHLADRVPQQEVAVEVGPLNLDLKNFDSLGDKPFDLRLDSGLGKQGKLQAAGQVQLSPTTAQLKVATQDIDLRLAQAYLSPFVRLELRSGLLGSDLDVQLKSTEPLALGITGNAWVDQLHTLDTLRERDFVRWKQVRVGGLDYRHGESLNIERVELDQPYARFVINENLTTNVSELIVPQPATANDTKAETGKPLAIHIGGVAIKDGSANFADFSLTPSFATAIQQMKGRIGVLDNQKPQAASVDIQGKVDRYAPMSIKGKLTPFDPLNSLDIATSFKNVELTTITPYSGKFAGYRIRKGRLNLDLHYRIEKGQLNAENKVLVENLQLGERVDSPDAVDLPIRLAVALLKDTQGRIAIELPVQGDLNNPEFSVMPIVWQTLRNLVLRAAQAPFKFIAGLVGGSNVDLSTVPFSAGSAQLDDDARQVLDTLAKALEERPNLRLEVEGQAAQSADGPLLAERRLQREFREGWYKVLQRRGDKVPASPDELTVDEDEQAALLEGIYRTRLKQQPPAEWAELKREQRHQNMRQAVLDSWAQSKLLLRQLAQQRAATIKDYLVEQGGLYDERVYLIDANLGEPEADGRVLTTLHLDSQ from the coding sequence ATGCCCAAAGGACTGAAGCGCGCCCTGAGCGCACTGTTGATCGCCGTTTTCCTCTATAGCCTGATCGGCTTTCTGATTCTGCCGGGCATCGCCCTGCGCATCGCCAACCAGCAGCTGACGCAGTACGCGACGGTGCCCGCCTCGCTGCAACGCGTGCAACTCAACCCCTTTACCCTCGAACTCAGTCTCTGGGGGCTGCATATCGGCGAGAGCGACCAGGAGCAGTTGGGCTTCCAACGCCTGTACGCCAACCTGCAGAGCGACAGCCTGTGGAGCGGTGCCCTGCACCTGAGCGATATCGAACTCGACGGCGCGCGCAGCGAAATCCTGTTCGCCCAGGACGGTACGCTCAATCTCACCCAGCTGTTCCGCCTGCCAGAGAGCCAGGCCGAACCCAGTGCCGAGAACAGTGAGCCCTTCCCGCTACGTATCGACGCAATTCGTCTGCGCGAAAAGTCGCTGCGTTTCCAGGACCTGCGCCCGAGCGAGCCGGTGGAGTTCGCCTATGACGCACTCGATCTGGAGCTGCACAACCTCAGTACTCTGGCCGGCGACAACGCCGAAATGACCCTGACCGCCAGCGGCCCGCACGGTGCACGGATCGACTGGCGCGGTCAGGTCAGCCTTACACCCATCACTTCCAGCGGCAGCCTGAACATCAGCGATGGTCGCCTGAGCACCTTCTGGCCCTATGTGCGTGATGCCTTGCCTCTGGTGCTCAAGGAAGGCCAGGTCGACCTCAGCAGCGACTACCGGCTCGACCTTTCCAGCGGCACCGAGTTGCAGCTGAGCAAGATCAAGGCACAGCTGGCTCCTTTCGCCATCGACGACCCGCAAGGCAAACCACTGGTGCGCCTGCAACGCCTGGATATCGACGACACCAGCCTCGACCTGGCCAGGCAACAGGTGGTGGTCGGTCAGGTACGCAGCCAGGGTCTGGAGGCCTGGGCAGCGCGCGAAGCCGACGGCCAGCTGGACTGGCAGAAACTCTTCGCCAAACCCGGCACGGCCAAGAACGAAGCCACAGCAGACACGGAGCCGGCCGGCGAGAGCAAACCCTGGCAGGTACTGCTGCAGGACGTGCAACTGCGTGAGTACAAGGCCCACCTGGCCGACCGTGTCCCGCAACAGGAAGTAGCCGTGGAGGTCGGCCCGCTGAACCTCGATCTGAAGAATTTCGACAGCCTTGGCGATAAGCCTTTCGACCTCAGGCTCGACAGCGGTCTGGGCAAGCAGGGCAAACTGCAGGCAGCCGGGCAGGTGCAGCTGAGCCCGACCACTGCCCAGCTCAAGGTCGCCACCCAGGACATCGACCTGCGCCTGGCGCAGGCCTACCTCAGCCCCTTCGTTCGCCTGGAACTGCGCAGTGGCCTGCTCGGCAGTGACCTCGATGTACAGCTCAAGAGCACCGAGCCGCTGGCACTAGGCATCACCGGCAACGCCTGGGTCGACCAGCTGCACACCCTGGACACCCTGCGTGAACGTGATTTCGTACGCTGGAAGCAGGTCCGAGTGGGCGGCCTCGATTATCGTCACGGCGAAAGCCTGAACATCGAACGCGTCGAGCTGGATCAACCTTACGCACGCTTCGTCATCAACGAGAACCTGACCACCAACGTCAGCGAACTGATCGTGCCGCAGCCGGCAACGGCGAACGATACCAAGGCGGAAACCGGCAAACCACTGGCGATTCACATCGGTGGAGTAGCCATCAAGGATGGCTCGGCCAACTTCGCCGACTTCAGCCTGACGCCCAGCTTCGCCACTGCCATTCAGCAGATGAAAGGCCGCATCGGCGTGCTCGACAACCAGAAGCCACAAGCGGCCAGCGTGGATATCCAGGGCAAGGTCGATCGTTATGCGCCGATGAGCATCAAGGGCAAGCTGACGCCTTTCGACCCGCTCAACAGCCTGGATATCGCCACCAGCTTCAAGAATGTCGAGCTGACCACCATCACCCCCTACTCCGGCAAGTTCGCCGGCTACCGCATTCGCAAGGGGCGCCTCAACCTCGACCTGCACTACCGCATCGAGAAAGGCCAGCTCAACGCCGAGAACAAGGTGCTGGTGGAGAATCTGCAGCTGGGCGAACGGGTCGACAGCCCGGACGCGGTCGACCTGCCGATTCGCCTGGCGGTGGCGCTGCTCAAGGACACCCAGGGCCGTATCGCCATCGAGCTGCCGGTGCAGGGCGACCTGAACAACCCCGAGTTCAGCGTCATGCCCATCGTCTGGCAAACGCTGCGTAATCTGGTGCTGCGGGCGGCCCAGGCGCCATTCAAGTTCATCGCCGGGCTGGTCGGCGGCAGCAATGTCGACCTCAGCACCGTACCCTTCAGCGCCGGCTCCGCGCAGCTGGACGACGACGCCCGACAAGTACTGGACACCCTGGCCAAGGCACTCGAGGAACGGCCCAATCTGCGTCTTGAAGTGGAAGGCCAGGCCGCGCAAAGTGCCGACGGCCCACTGCTGGCCGAACGACGCCTGCAACGCGAATTCCGCGAAGGCTGGTACAAGGTGCTGCAACGGCGTGGCGACAAGGTACCGGCCAGCCCGGATGAGCTGACGGTCGACGAGGACGAACAGGCCGCGCTGCTCGAAGGCATCTACCGTACCCGCCTCAAGCAGCAGCCGCCGGCCGAGTGGGCCGAGCTGAAGCGCGAGCAGCGCCATCAGAACATGCGCCAGGCCGTGCTGGACTCCTGGGCGCAGAGCAAGTTGCTGCTGCGCCAGCTGGCTCAGCAACGCGCTGCAACGATCAAGGATTATCTGGTGGAACAGGGCGGGCTGTACGATGAACGGGTCTATCTGATCGATGCAAACCTGGGCGAGCCCGAAGCCGACGGCCGCGTGCTCACCACCCTGCACCTGGACAGCCAATGA
- a CDS encoding class I SAM-dependent rRNA methyltransferase — MPSLDQALRAALAARDNLLAELHAQGTDCYRLFHGSQEGAPGLTVDRYGPQLLVQSFHQPLQADDLQTIAAKVEAHLGLPLLLVYNDRSRGNSRIDRDPTLFQASEAALEDMIGREWGLNYRVRGRHAGQDPLLFLDLRNARGWIKANSAGKSVLNLFAYTCGVGLCAAAGGAHEVVNLDFAQGNLAVGRENGALNPELPAMQFIQSDYFPAIRQLADLPITSRRGQKLPSYPRLQARRFDLVFLDPPAWAKSAFGTVDLLRDYQSLLKPALLATAEGGTLVCCNNLAKVAMDDWRAQVLRCAEKLGRPVRDCQVIAPASDFPSMDGQPPLKTLILHL; from the coding sequence ATGCCTTCTCTTGACCAGGCGCTGCGCGCCGCCCTCGCCGCTCGCGACAACCTGCTCGCAGAGCTGCACGCACAAGGCACAGACTGCTACCGCCTGTTCCACGGCAGCCAGGAAGGTGCGCCTGGCCTGACCGTCGACCGTTATGGCCCGCAACTGCTGGTGCAAAGCTTTCACCAGCCGCTGCAAGCCGACGACCTGCAGACCATTGCAGCCAAGGTCGAAGCACATCTCGGCCTGCCCTTGCTGCTGGTCTACAACGACCGTTCCAGAGGCAACTCGCGCATCGACCGCGACCCGACCCTGTTCCAGGCCAGCGAAGCCGCGCTGGAGGACATGATCGGCCGCGAATGGGGCCTGAACTACCGCGTGCGCGGTCGCCATGCCGGACAGGATCCACTGCTGTTTCTCGACCTGCGCAACGCCCGCGGCTGGATCAAGGCCAACAGTGCCGGCAAGTCCGTGCTCAATCTGTTTGCCTACACCTGCGGCGTCGGCCTGTGCGCTGCGGCTGGCGGCGCGCACGAGGTGGTCAATCTGGACTTCGCCCAGGGCAACCTGGCAGTAGGCCGCGAGAACGGTGCACTGAATCCGGAGCTGCCGGCCATGCAGTTCATTCAGTCCGACTACTTCCCGGCCATTCGCCAACTGGCCGATCTGCCGATCACCAGCCGCCGCGGGCAGAAGCTGCCGAGCTACCCGCGCTTGCAAGCGCGCCGGTTCGACCTGGTTTTCCTCGACCCGCCGGCCTGGGCCAAGAGCGCCTTCGGCACGGTCGACCTGTTGCGCGATTACCAGAGCCTGCTCAAACCGGCGCTGCTGGCCACTGCCGAAGGTGGCACCCTGGTGTGCTGCAACAATCTGGCAAAGGTGGCGATGGACGACTGGCGCGCGCAGGTACTGCGCTGCGCGGAAAAACTGGGGCGTCCCGTGCGGGATTGCCAGGTCATCGCCCCCGCGTCGGACTTCCCGTCCATGGACGGCCAGCCACCACTGAAAACCCTGATCCTGCACCTCTGA
- a CDS encoding acetyl-CoA C-acetyltransferase → MQDVVIVAATRTAIGSFQGSLADIPAPELGAIVIRRLAEQTGLDAAQVDEVILGQVLTAGSGQNPARQAAIRAGLPHAVPAMTLNKVCGSGLKALHLATQAIRCGDAEVIIAGGMENMSQSPYVLPKARTGLRMGHAQMLDSMIVDGLWDAFNDYHMGITAENLVEKYGISREAQDAFAAESQRKAVAAIESGRFDAEITPVLIPQRKGDPIAFARDEQPRAGTSAESLAKLRPAFRKDGSVTAGNASSLNDGAAAVLLMSAAKAQALGLPVLARIAGYVNAGVDPAIMGIGPVSATRRCLDKAGWSLADLDLIEANEAFAAQALSVGQELGWDTDKVNVNGGAIALGHPIGASGCRVLVTLLHEMIRRDVNKGLATLCIGGGQGVALAIER, encoded by the coding sequence ATGCAAGACGTCGTCATCGTTGCCGCCACCCGCACCGCCATCGGCAGCTTCCAGGGCAGCCTGGCCGATATTCCCGCCCCCGAGCTCGGCGCCATCGTCATCAGGCGCCTGGCGGAGCAGACCGGCCTCGATGCTGCGCAGGTCGATGAAGTCATCCTCGGCCAGGTGCTTACCGCAGGCTCCGGCCAGAACCCGGCGCGCCAGGCCGCCATCCGCGCCGGCCTGCCGCATGCCGTGCCGGCCATGACCCTGAACAAGGTCTGCGGCTCGGGGCTGAAAGCCCTGCACCTGGCCACCCAGGCCATCCGCTGCGGCGACGCCGAGGTGATCATCGCCGGCGGCATGGAGAACATGAGCCAGTCCCCTTACGTGCTGCCCAAGGCCCGCACCGGCCTGCGCATGGGTCATGCGCAGATGCTCGACAGCATGATCGTCGACGGCCTGTGGGACGCCTTCAACGACTATCACATGGGCATCACCGCCGAGAATCTGGTGGAGAAGTACGGCATCAGCCGCGAAGCCCAGGACGCCTTTGCCGCCGAATCGCAGCGCAAGGCCGTGGCCGCCATCGAGTCTGGTCGTTTCGATGCAGAGATCACCCCGGTGCTGATCCCGCAGCGCAAGGGCGACCCCATTGCCTTCGCCCGTGACGAGCAGCCGCGTGCCGGCACCAGCGCCGAATCTCTGGCCAAGCTCAGACCAGCCTTCAGGAAGGACGGCAGCGTCACCGCCGGCAACGCCTCCAGCCTCAACGACGGCGCGGCTGCCGTGCTGCTGATGAGTGCGGCCAAGGCTCAAGCGCTGGGCCTGCCGGTGCTGGCCAGGATCGCCGGCTACGTCAATGCTGGCGTCGACCCGGCGATCATGGGCATCGGCCCGGTCTCGGCCACCCGCCGCTGCCTGGACAAGGCCGGCTGGAGCCTGGCCGACCTGGACCTGATCGAAGCCAACGAGGCCTTCGCCGCCCAGGCGCTGTCGGTCGGTCAGGAGCTGGGCTGGGATACCGACAAGGTCAACGTCAACGGCGGCGCCATCGCCCTGGGCCACCCCATCGGTGCCTCGGGCTGCCGTGTGCTGGTCACCCTGCTGCACGAGATGATCCGCCGCGACGTGAACAAGGGCCTGGCCACGCTGTGCATCGGTGGCGGCCAGGGTGTGGCGCTGGCCATCGAGCGCTGA